TGAGATGGTGTAGAGTCCCTGTGAGCCACCCTGGGGACTAAGAGAAATATTCCAGAGATCTTCACTGAGGAAGAAGACAAGATTTTAgcctgttttttttgttgtttgtttgtttggttttttttaaagtagtttccTACTGCAGGGTCCTGCCAGACTTGTCCTTCTGAAGCACTTTACAAAGTTCATATTTGCATAAACTTTCAGATTAATGAAACGGTTCACAGAAGTAGGACAGCAATACAAACGTGCAGTAAGACTGGTTGGTTCCTTCAGCTCGTCCCAATCTCTGCGCACATTTGTCAGGTCAGAGCGATGGGTCCCATCAGTCTGCAGTACAAGAGCCTGGGAAGTCCCTGGTTGTTCACAACTGTCCCACATATGCAGCTCGTTAAGTGCTAAGCACACAGGAAGAGGCCATGCCCAGAGGAGAGGGCTCATAGGCTCACCAGCTGGCTCTTCATCCCAGCCAGTCcagatcatcatcatcatcatcaccaaaGAGTGGAGCTGGAGGGGGACGTCCCTTCATGCTCTGGAAATCAAACCAGAAGGAAACTTGTCAGTCTTAACAGCTTCCCAGTATTTAGTAATTGCTACACAGTTCTGGCTCTGAAATCTCCATCAGCTTTAAGGAGATGATATCAAGAAGTCTCATTACTGAAGTTTTCGTATTTCTCATGCGATGTCTTAATATTCCAGGAGACATGCTTACAGGCTAAAAGGGATAGGACAGGGGCAAGACGCTAAAACCCTTCAATTAACCTGGCAAGTCTCACTTACTTCATGCCAGCAGGAGTTTGTCATCACTATCTCATCCCAGGCAACTCCTCCAAGCTCAACAATAAACAACCCAGATACTCTTGATTTATACAGAGAACATACAGGAAGCTCTGAGCTCAGCTAGCAGGAGCCACTCTGTCCCCCATTGCCATGGGAAGGATTTCACAGACAAGCTACAGGTTAATGCCTGAAGCAGTTTAGTAGGAGTAGAAAGATATAAATACATACcacttcctcctcatcctcctcttcagaGGGAACTCGAGGCTTCAGTGGTTTACAAGATGCTGTTTCAAAGAAGTTGTCATCCTCAAAGAGGCTAGAAGAAGATAAAGAATTAACAGTTTGCTTGCAGATTATGGGGATCTTGGTTTTACAAGTTCTATTAAAGAATGATGGAAAAGTTTTGTTGCGGAGGCAAACTTTTAGGGCATGTCCTATTCACCAGTGCAGAACGATACTGGGACCTGGCAGCCACCAATATCAGATCCTAGAGAAACTGCATACTCCCCTCCACAATCAGCTGGGAACCATTCACTAGGGATAATGGCACCACTGCCTCCGCTCAGACATGAGCCTGTTCTGCAactgctctcccagcagagcaTGCCCTGGACAGCCTGGTCTCTGCCAGCACCTGCCTTGTGCCATCCAGTGCTAGCGTCGTGGTGGTGCTTCACCTGACCACGTGTGCTGCCCTGCAGTAGTAGTGCAGCTGTACCAGCCTCTCTGTGTGCTGCCACACCAGACTGAGCTGATCAGCAGGAAAGTGGGACTGTGGCTACCCCAGGAGTCACATCTTACCTGGAATCTTTTTGCCTCGGGCTGGAGCCCAGTTTCTGCTGTCCTGGGGTTTCTTTCATGATAgctgagctcagctctgctgtGTTGGATACTGAAGCAGGCTCCTCAGAGCTAGCTCCACCTGATGGGTCTGTGCACTTCCCTCCCTCACCATTTAAGGGAGGGGGCTCTAAACCTCCCACAGGctcctctgccttctgctctgcagctggctTTTCTGGAAGCACTGCCACATCCACTTCTCTTGGCTTGGCTTCTACAGCAGAAGGTTCTGCAACTTCAGCCTGCAAAGATACTCTGGAGGGACTGTGTTCAGTCTCAGCTTCCCTGATGGGACTGCTCTCCTGCCTTTGCTTGGCTGGGACAAAGTTCTCATCCACCTCAGGAACAGGCTGTCCTGCAAGTACAGGCCCCTTATCAGGATCCAGAGAGGATTCAGCAGTGGAAGTGAGATGCTCCCCCTGGACCTTCTCCTCTTCTGACATCCCACTGCTCTGTGTCACCTGCTCCTCCTCAGGAGTTCTGGGCCTGGCAGACAGAGGAGCAGACTCGCCTTCCTGGTCAGACACCATGGAACCTGTGGCTGCTTCACCAGGGTCAGCTGGGAACGCAACACACTGTGCTGGGCTATGCTGCACAGGCTCTTCGTGGTCAGTCTTTGTTCCAGGTGATCCCTCCTGTCTCGCTGCTCCTGCTCTAGATTCCTCCTTTTTACTGTCATGATCTAGTTTCTCCTGCTGCCTGTTGAGTAGCTGCAGTGTTACAGTCTAAAAAATTGAGTAGAGAGAATGTAGGTTATACCCTAAACATAAACCATCACAGATCCCTGTATCTTCTTCTACTACCGGGCTGCTTTACCACCCACAACAAATTTCTGCTTCACAGTTATTTCAGACTCACAACATAAATTTGTGTTTTTAGCCCAAGACTCGTTCTCTCACAGTGATCACCTTGTATCTCTTAGAACTGTTGTACCTTAATAGTGTTCATGACAACACCCAGAACTGTCCTGCCACTGTATGTCTCTTCCAGCTCAAATTCACCCCGAAGAGATTGAAACACACCATTCATTATCTTCTTTACCTGGAAAAGAAGATGACAGGAAACAAAGATAGGTTCATTAACATGTGAAGCACTGGACTCAACATCAGATACTTCTTCTCCAGGTGAAGGAACAATAAATCCAAACTAAGACACGTGGTTTTCAAAGAACCCACTTTTCAAATCAGAAATTCCCGTAATGAAGCAGAATACATCATGACATCTTATTTCAGAACCATTGTATATACACTAAACCCATCCCTCCAAAACTGAGGCAGGCTGCACACACCCAAGGCAGACTGACActtatttcttattattctttcaatttttaaatttaaacctcAGATCTAAAGCAGGCAGCAGGAAGATCACATCCTTTCTGCCTCTATAGACCCTACTACTAGAAACACAGtgcttctgcagagaaaataatgtttttccttcttaTCTCTGCTCAAAGAGAAATAATTCAAGGTAAATAGATTTGCTTAGTAAGGAGAAATATTGGATAGTCAAACTCACTTCTTCTGTGAAGTCTGCAGATGAAGATCTGTCCTGATCCTTCTCCAGGTCTCTGATGCGTTTTTCATAGCGACCCTTCAGCACCACAATATCAGACTGCAAGGCTGAATACTGCCGAAGGGAAACTGAAAGTTAGAACAGCTTCACAGACACCACCAGCTTGCAATGAACAGGTTCTCTGTAAACTGTTTTTTAGTGACAGGTAAATTGCTGAGTGGAGTTTTAAGCAGGGCTTTGATCGAGAGTTGCAAAAGACTTGGCTGAAGGTCTGAGCACCAAAATAAAGATATCCAACCAAGCCAAAACCTTGGAGATCCACAATCATGTCATTAGCTCTTCAAGTTCAAGTAACATGAAGAATGGGCAGAGCATTACTGAGATCTAAGTGAAATGTGGGCTGAGTCTCATCATTGGACCTGTTCAGGTTTGCTGGAAGCAACGTGAAGTTATTCCTTCCCTCTCATATTCTGGACCTCATGTTCTTGTTATTCTGGACATAGGTAGACTGAGTCTAGAGATTATTGCACTCCAGTTCATATTCAGCTGCTGTGTTATTCCCTTTACCTTCTCTTTGATAGGCTCTAGTTGCTCCAAACGTTGCTGAAATTCAGACAATTTTTGCTCCTCTGCTTTTTTCAACTGTTTTAGAGTCACAAGCTGAAAGACAAGAACTAGAGCCCATCAGCTTACAGCCCCTTTCAGTGTCACCCACTTCAAAACAGTTTCTGCTCAAAACCAATCACTCAGAACAGTGCAGATAAGCAGAAGAGATTGTAGCTGTCGCTTTAGTCCGAGACTGACATCATCTTGGCTCTCCCTCATTCAGAACTACAGCAGTAAATTCACTAGCCCACCAGCCCAACAGATGCAAGGAGAGACACATCCTGCAGACAAGACCAAATTCCGTAACagtcaagaaattaaaaagtcaaGCGACAATGAGGAGAGGACCATTGGTTACAGTTACTGGTTATTTGGCATTAGATTTCAGCAATAAAGAACAACCCATTACCTTCTCTTCCAGCTGGGacacctgctgctgcagggaatCTCTCTGCTCACACACCTCCTGGTATTGTCTAACATGCTGCTCCTTGGCCGAGGCCAGCGTACGTTCACATCTGGCTTCCCACTGGGATTCCAGCTCTGCCTGGATGAGTGATAGCTGCCCATCATGTAAGAGAGATCATTAGGAACACACACACCCAATCTCTATTTGCACAACAAGTGGCTGAAAGCTTGGGGCTGGATAACATCTCCTGCCCTAGGCTGGAATACCTACATGCAGATGGCAGCCCTGCAGCTCTcaccagctcctgcccacacCTCTCAGAGTTCAATTCCAGCCACAATCCCTCAGGCTGGCCTGAAGGTCTGGCTCAGACTTCAGATCTCTTGGCATATTTCTAAGCAGTCTTTCAATCATCAGCAGTCCTGTATTCTTCTCTCTACTATGAACTTAATTTGGCACCTCTCCTTTCCTCAGTTTGATACTCTTTAACACAGTCTAAATCTGATGCTGCATGCCAGCCTGCATCAACGTTGCACCAAAACTCTACAGCCATGTCAGCGGCCTGTGATTTCAGTCAGAGAATGACTGGGACCTAGCAGCCTTCCTGCCTACTCAAATCATGCACTTCCTTAGAGAGACATCAGTGTAAATCCCAAAGTTAAAAGCAGGGCCAACAAACACCAGCAAAGATATTTTAGAAAGACAACAAAGTGAACCCTGTGTTAAAGTTAACCCCTAAAATCAAGCAGATAATGTTTTCATTCTTCTACCACCTGTGCATTTTCACAACTATTTCCTACCTGTAGGTTCCTACAAGTCTTCCAGACACTTGTTGGAGAAGCTGCCATGACTCCtcacctgctctgctgctgcctggtcAGTTGAAGTCCGTGCCTTTTTCAGCAACTGTCGAAGCTTGTCCAGTTCCTGCTGATATGATCTGCGTatttcttccatctcttcctcTGCTTGAGCTCTCTCTGAGAGggatttcttcttcctctctgcaaGATTCTGCAATACAGAATAGGACACAGAATGGGCCAGACTGCACCAAAGTAGCTTCTCCTCCTCAGGCAGAAAGAGCTTCTTTGAGCAGGGAATCTTATCACTTTAAAATCAAGCTGAGATTATTTTACATGTAGGAGGGTTAACATATTACTGGccgagatattaaaaaaaaaaaaaaatcacataagcACAAAGGATCCACCAGCACAGGGATCCCTGCCTGCAGATGAGTCAAGATTTACCTAACTTGCATGTTTACGAGCAAGAATGTTGGGTTAAATTTCAGCAAACTGAAACCCTGCATCTCTCCATAATGCTGGCACTGGACATACCCTTTCAAGAGTCTCTTTTTCCACTTTTAGGTCTGTTAGCTCTTCTTCCAATGCTGTAATCTTCAGGTCCAGCTGTTTGCGGCTCTGCTTCTCAGCTTTGAATCTAGTCTGAGTGTCCTCAGAGGCTTCTTGGAGCTCTGCAAAAATACACTTTACTGTGGGTTTTAGTGCTACATATATTTCAGGTTAGTGCATTTGGGGGCTGATGGGAAGGAACAGTGTCTCTTGCACAATGAAGTCAACACACAGCTTGCACCTGCACTGGGAATTAGACTTTATCAAGAGCTTCTTCGGTGAAATGGCAATGTTTATACCTCAGCTTTTATCTTAACTTTTCAACCACTGGAACATTTCTGGTTCCTCTTCAAGATGTTAGACAGTAATGCCAAGAGATTGCTTCTACAAAAGGCATCCCTGTGACAGGATGATTTTGTTCATTGATTTGGCCCACTCTCCTTTCAGTAGTAACAAGGATGCACATACCCTTCAGACATACCCTTCAGTGCATCAATATCCTTCTTTGATACCCTTGTGACTGATCCTGGGGAAAGCAGGAATAGATAccgcagaagaaaggaaaaacctgtgacttataaaagaggaaaaagaatgacaTAAAGGAGCTCACGTGGAACAGGCACAAGAAGTCTTACCTGCTAACTGTGCTTGCAGTTTGTTGAGCTGCGTCTCATGTCGCTCTGCCTCCTGCAAGGCAGCAGACAGCTGTTTCCGCAGGTCCATTTCCTTCTTCTCGTGGGCAgtcagctccagctgcagctgggaaacCTGTGCTGTGGCAGCTGCTAACTCCTCTGCAACTTTGGCCTGTATCACAAAATggagcagggaaaagggagaaaaaaaaaaaaggggtatGTGAGTGTGAGGAGGTGCCAGAACTGATCTCAGAGGAAGAGCTGATAAGGTACTGGAGACCTTATCAGGGAAGTGCTGGGATCCAGCACCTCACAGTCATCTCCAAATTGAAGAGGTAATGATAACTTTTTTGCCACATTACTGTGAGTTTTTTTGGATGTAACCTGTCCAGACTGACTAGGAAGTTGCACAAGGCCACCAACAACCTCATCACCACATCAGTTCAACTCAGTGAGTTTTCCTGAAAAGCTTAAACATGTTTAAGACTAGTACCAGTGCCTGGTGGCACTGCTTAGAGTTTTCAGGCTATGACAACATCTATTCAAGTAAAAGCCTGGGCTCCAACATCTAATTATCTTCAATAAGCTTACAAATCATTGAAAAGCCACACAAAACATACGCTTGTCCACTCAAAAAAGCACCTTCCCTCCAGAGCACACAGCACATAGTCACCTTGAGGTGCGCGCACGGGCAAGGCTGTCATTTTGGAGCATAGTTCTCACAGTAACTTGTTGACCTGTTCAGATTTAGTATTGCTCAAAGTCAGCGACTCATGTAAAACCAGGTACTAATACAGCTTGTCAGACAACTTGTGAACAGTATGTTAGGCGAGGCTCAAGGCATCAAGACAAAGATGCAAAGTCATGTTCCCAATCTTGCACGACACAAAATTCAGAGGATGCTCTGCAAAGACAGAACTACACCCATCAGAAAACCTCACTTGCTGCAGGGAATACATAAATAGCTTCTATATCTATGCCTATATTCAGATTCCCAACAGGCTTCCATGTTCTTGTAACTGCTACGTTCAGGAGAACTGGAGTTTCTCTCTGCTTTATCCCCATAAGAGAACTAAAGTGTTTCTCTTCAGACTAGGACCACCAGCTTCTGGCAAAGAAGAGCTGTGAGCAAAGTTGTTCCAACTATGGTAAGGATGAATATGCGTTGACCTTGAAGGCTAGGATACTACACCATTAATTTTAAAGAGGAGGCAGCATTTCAACAGAGACTGGCTAAAACCAGATCCGCTTTCCTCTTATGTTCCCATAAATGTCTCACTGCAGTTCAAGATACTAACTCCTAGCATGCTataaccaaaccaaaaccccatgGCATATGGAAAGGTTATTTTAACACTTGCCTTTGTCTTTAatggcaaataaagaaaaataaaaaggaaatcctATGCCAGGAACTGTTACGAGACTTAAGTTTCTGCAGTGAATGCTTCATATCTCTACTAGCTCAGCTCCAGCCTCCAGCTTTCAGGTACCAAGAATCTTATGTGATCTGTGTCTGCTCTGACAATTATATGATCATGtcctatttctcccacaggggaGGTGAAACGAGCACCAATGTGACAAAGTTCTTTGAAAGGGCTCCCCAAGaaagaggggagcagtggataCACTGCTACTTACAAAGCCCTTTTCCAAGTTGAAGATCTGTGCTAATTCAAGATCTGAGGCATTTCTTTTCATGCCAATTAGCTTCTAACTAGTTCAAGAGGAAGCTGGGCTGGCACTATCTAGGGCACTATTATCTATCACCTACACAATCAGCAGACACACTGCCTCACCTGGTCCCAGCCCCGATCCACTGGCAGCATGTGCTAGGAAGAGAAAGCAGTGACAGGAAACAGGAAGAGTTAAGAACACAATTTGAAAGGCAGAGGCATTAATCatcatcagaaaagcaaaatgcttcatTACAGCAGCCTAAGGCATGCCAGAGAAACCTTTAAATTATTCCAAGAACTGTAAAACCTTAGACAGAGAAAGCTAGTGAAGCCtggcttaaaaagaaagaagctaaaGGTACATTACACATCCTTACAGGTACATTATACATCACAGATGTAGCAGCAGTCCTATGAGTGACTACCGTTTCACTGCACTGTAGAGTGTGGGCTATTACTTATCATTACAGTACATGAAGTCTTTGTCTAAAGCTGTGATGTGCTCTGCCAGGGTCAAAGATCTATAACCCAAAAGCGGCATGCTACTAATACCTCTTCTCATTGATCCTGGGTACAGATGCCTGGCTTGTATCACAAAATAAATGGTGAGTCCCTATTTTTAAGtaaagaatatataaaatagCTTAAAATCCTCTTCCCTGATTCTGTCTGTCCATAGTGATCTCAGCAATTGCAGTCACAGAGCAAGCTAGGTTAGATAAAGGAAGCGGAAGGAATACCAGCCTTCATATTTACAGTCAATACTTCACAAAACTAGGGGAAATCTTCTCCCAGTGCAAGTCATGGCCTGAAGTCTATTCATGTAATAGTGTTATCCCCTAGGCAGTGACTGCTTAAGTGGAGTCCTATTGAAGATGAGGCCCAAAAGATTCCTGAGGATCATATCTTGTACTTCCAAAAGATGCTTCCTCCCCAAGTTACTTATCACACAAGCTGGATGTTGTGCTCACTGACAGAAagggattttatttattatttcaatcTGACTTATTCCTGGTTAGAAGCTCTCACACTCCCTACGTATTACAGTTATGCAATCTGGGCTTTCAGTGGAAAAATACAGTCCTCCTTTACTGTCTGCTCACACCAGCATACAATAATCAGGCATATATTGCTCTATTCTTTGGCATACTTCTAGCATACTTTGgaaagctgcagtttctgtcatTTTTAGGTGCACCAAGTTATGGTTCTCATGCAGAGCAAGCATTTGCCATCTCATGTTTGAACTGGAGAGATACACAACTCAGCAGGGGAGCATGGTGCAAGACTGAACTTGGTGTAATTTACGAAGCCAGTGCTTGAGAAAGCATACAAGACACCATGCAATTACAGATCTCAAAGCTAGCCTACCTGGGCTATGCTGTCATAAGTGGACAGTAGAGGATATGCAGCCATGCATAAGTGCATTTAACTGGTTTAAAAGCTATTTCCCAATAGCCCCTTTCACAAAAGGACAATATATTATTGGtagaaacaaacagcttttgaTTAGTATTAATAAAGAAGTGCAAAAGTGCAATGAAGAAACTCtagtaggaaataatttttttttatagctacaTTCACTCTATGTCAGTTAAACAGAAGGAATAAAACTTTTCTGAAACTGCCAGTGCAACTAAATAAACAGAGTACATTTTCAATGCCACTAAGCCCTGTGATAAACACCATTCCTCAACATGTTGGCCATACACCTACAAAGTTAACAATAAATCAGACACTTTCATGCAAGATAAGAATATTAAAGCTATGACAGCATAAAGATCTACGTTTATATcccctgtgctgcttttgtcatgaaagccacaaaaatactcttttttttctcaaaacagctttcaaaacatAAGTTCAGAACTACAGTTGTCTTGTAAGAGAAGTGACTTAAGCCTTGACTAACAAGGCTTCAGCATATTTTAGTGCAACAACAAgccccttccctggctgcagcCAGAGGTCTATGGCTCTGCTCATTGTCACCATTACCTTCTCCTGTTCTGCATGCAACACTCTTGcctgtgtgttttcatttgttgtttgcAGTGAATGGTTCCTCTGCTCCATTAGCAAGTTACTTTGTTCGACGTATCTGTGAACAGGGGAGACTGCATGAGCATTTACATAAATACATGACTTGGAGCAAATGGCTCGGAGAGAAAAGGTGATATTTCAAAGCAGTTTTCTTCATGACAAGTCCCAGACAATTTTGCGTGATAACCTGAACTAAGAAGAGCCTGATCTCAAAAGGGTGGAATGGGTGTGCCGGGCACAGCAGAGATTATATCAGTTTGGATAAGTGCTTTACCTCTCTGCAACAAGTCTAATGTTCCTATCACACAGTCATGGATTTTGATAACCTGATATCCACTGACCTTTGCAATTTCCTTAACAAGTCATTCCCCTTCTTAAACTGAATAGAACACACACCCAACAGTGGAACTAGGGATACTGCATCCCCTACAATTTCTTCCACCTTACTAAAAAGCTAGCAAAAGTAAAGTAACTCCAAGAAGCAGAGCAAGTGTGCTCAAAGAAGATAGCatgagttttttttccccttttacacaTTCACATTTACTGTAAACCACAGTTTTGGAGATATGCCCTGCggagagagggggggggaaacCACACTtttaatgccttaaaaaaaaaaaaaaaattaaatatcagaACATGTCTCTACCCTAAAGAACAGCCCTCCTAGTTATGCCTAACCAAGTGTAAGCTAGAAGTCTTTGCAAATACAGAGAGGCTGTACCCTCCCCACTCCTTACCTCTGATTCCGCTCAATCAACTCACTGATCTTCTCATTCTGCTCTTCAATCCGACTGCTCTTCTCAAATATCTCTTGCTTCAGTCTCTCATTTTCCTAAAGCATAGCCCAAGCATGAATATTCATCTTACTCAGACTTCCCTGCAGCAGTACCTAACCCTTTGTTTTGTACAGATGCAGTACAGTGGTGAGACTTATCACCTTCTGTGGTAACGTCACGGGAAGGCGCCATGCTATACTTAACAAGAATCCTGGCATGGGACAGTGGTTGCCAAACCACATTCTAGAGAATATTGTGTCTGGTTGACTTTTTCACCCACAAAACCCAAGATTGTAAGGCTGCTGCCTAGAAAAACTACAAAGCCTAAGATTAAGTAGTGAAAAACAGAAGGCTGTGATTCTTGCAGCATGGTACTTCAGCTGTGAAACTCCGTTCTGCAGGATGCTGTGGGTTAAGTCCATAACGGTTTAAGAGGCTGAATTTCTCCCACATGAGCCTCTTGCCAAGGCCTATTAAATACCAATATATCAACTCTGGCTCGGAAAGTACCCAAACCACAAACTGTTGAGAACAGCTTTTTTTGGGGGCAGAGGGGTAGAAATCATTGTATACAGAACACATGGGTGGATGGACATTTGGGCCAAGCCAGTACAGCTTTCCTCATTAGGAGTAACATCGTGGGCTCCAGTTCCTCATGGAAGTAGTCAAAACAGGCTGGCCATGCTTACCTGGATTATACGTTGGATATTGCTCATGATCATGGAAGCTTCCATAGTAACAGAGGAGATACCAGGCAGCAGTGAGCCGTTAccagtgttttgtttcttcaaCTCCTCCACCTGCAGGGATAAGCCATTCTTAAGCCAGATGAAATGAATTTATGGGTGTAGGTAAGAGACATCTGCAAAGAtccatttcagtgtttcatttgATCAGCTGTAGGGTATACGCTACTGTATCAACTGTGACACCTCCTGAAGGGCAATGAATCTCTTCAAACACTGCATCATATGATATTTAAGACAATAAGAGACAGCACCTTCCCCCAAGCCTAGGCTTAGCTTTTTCATAGTAGCTGAATTGCCACCACTTCAAGGTTTGATCATATTGAAATTTTCACTAAGTTAGTACATCACTTACAACCTTAAGGCAGGCATTTAAATAGAGCCAACTCCTAAGACATTTGGAGACCAAATAGCAGTAACTTTGTTAACAAGCCTGCCTATGCCATACATTACCTTGGCAGCCAGATGATCCATTTTATCTACTACTTTGCTAACGGCCATTCGGATTTCAGTGTTATGCTGCCGAGCTTCTGTCATCAAAAAGGAAGTAACATCCCCGGGTGCTTGAATGGAAAGGAGAGAGATGTATAGTCACAAGGGGAAAATGCCTGCAATACAGACATATCAAAAGCAATGCTCAGCAGTTTGAAGCCTGACAGATAGGACAGCCACTCCTCCCAGAAATAAAATGGACATGGTATTTGGAAAAATAATGACACAGGTATTTTCCAAATAACATGAATAGGCAGGTTTATGACTACAGGAAATTCTTGAGCTGTGTGACAGCACTTAGGTCAACAAGAGCAAAGCTCCCAGACACACTAGAACAGTAGTACACAAAGAGGTACAATCGAACAATAGGAACGAAGGATGGCTTCTGaaactttgaactgaaaaaaaacgTGCTCCAAGGAAAGTTCAGCTATACTCAAGTCTTCACCAACAGGGATTACCTAAACGGTTGGTTAAATGCCTTTAGTCCTTCTTAGGTTGCGCCTTTTTCTGGGCTATGTCCTCTCACTTAGTAAAGGCCTCTACATGTACACTTAAATTCTTTCCCTGGCTGGCAGGATAGCTGTTTACTATTACAGTTATATTTATAACTGGAAGCATCATCTACAAAATACCTTTAGTAACACACAGCCTTGGGATTACACCTAGAAATTCCATCCCCTTTCACACTGCACAAAGTTCCTTAATGTAAGAAAAAGATGGATATTTATTGGGAAATGTTTGCCCCCATTtggtattaaaaataagaatttgtgAAACAGCACAGCAGTACAGACAGGATGAATATGTACGTGTATGCTACCATTGCTACCTAAATCATTATAAACAGTTTACTGCAGGTATTGCAGCCTTCTGTGAAGCATGTACTTTTTTAAACATACCTTGGTAAGGTGTGGGATACATCTGTCCTACAGGCTGGAGTTGAGAAGCAGATGCAGCAGTCTGGGGGTAAGCAAATGCCATTCCTGGATATGCCTTGCAGAGCAAGTTCAATAGATTAGAATATGTTTTGATATTTCCCCCCTTCCTCACACTTAAgcagttttcatgttttttaagcCCCAGAGCAAGGATgatatttggaaagagaaaaacagaattaaggaGCTGGAAGTCAAATTACACAACAGTCATAGTAAAGGGAAAACAACAGTCACTCTTCTTTCAAGGCTTAGACATGTGTTCAAGTTACCACAGCTTAATAAGTTACCTTCTTCACTGAAGTTTAAGCAAAAGCATGTTTGTGAGAGGCAAAGATCAGCATGTGAACAGCTCACTGAAGTTATGCTAACTTGAACACAAGGCTATTCCTAGGAAGGGCTCAAAGTGCAACACAACTTGATTGCAACTTTACTGCTCAGTGCTCATCAGAAGGAGCTAAACGGACTGAAGAATGCATTAAATGCTATGAGTACCTCACTCCTACCAGTTTACTCTCtcagacaaggaaaaaagaaaaaattacaataCAACTTGGGCCAAGTTTCTAGAAGAATTCAGGACATCAGGGTCAAACTTTCAAAACAATACACCCAAATCACTGTCAGATTAAAACTTCACTTTAATGACTAGTTTCTATTTCAACAAACAGAAAAGCCTATCTTTTTTATCTTGTTACTTGTCACACCTCCCTCATTTTCAACACAAGGAAAATGCAAAGCCAAAGCAATGCAATACCACACCAGTTttggatttggggtggggggtgttgtggttcttttttgttgttgtttttgttttgttggggtgttttgttttcatattgtTTTTATTCATTATCAAAcgttttcttcctctgcctggaccctttaaaaataaacagtgcgTCTATGCGACATAGGCCACTGATTTCCAA
The Harpia harpyja isolate bHarHar1 chromosome 19, bHarHar1 primary haplotype, whole genome shotgun sequence DNA segment above includes these coding regions:
- the FKBP15 gene encoding FK506-binding protein 15 isoform X2 produces the protein MFGAVAATAEEDDADFLSPASGARLASLFGLDQTVSSHGNEFFQYTAPKQPKKGQTAAVPSLHLVTLVAFGDFGTSLFVFSSSSGVIFPWGKDYIVALPLASECGSSAITDSTNGQYLKQGKYGAAVVGNHATKEYRILLYISQQQQIATARIHPGFILTVQPNNYSTFYDDQRQNWSIMFESEKVAMDFSKQVCIAKCNSSPVLDSVLYQDLLLGEGQGVEGGDSLEIAYTGWLFQNNGLGQVFDSNVNKDKLLRLKLGSGKVIKGWEEGMMGMKKGGRRYLIIPPAWAYGAQGVAGRVPPDSTLVFEVEVRRVKLVKECSGSDGQSVSSRDSPAPSPVPNSDGFSADTGLLPPSTIPPKPGEPAVRAKSNSISEQLANPDVAKAKLISRMAKMGQPMLPFLAGTAGSQLDSSDSEIEDPNTLRGTAQPVASSSVRPSQPAHAVLPTVSTQVPQGSGSTPPVSSAALIPATIQPHSALPGGAQGFQAYPGMAFAYPQTAASASQLQPVGQMYPTPYQAPGDVTSFLMTEARQHNTEIRMAVSKVVDKMDHLAAKVEELKKQNTGNGSLLPGISSVTMEASMIMSNIQRIIQENERLKQEIFEKSSRIEEQNEKISELIERNQRYVEQSNLLMEQRNHSLQTTNENTQARVLHAEQEKAKVAEELAAATAQVSQLQLELTAHEKKEMDLRKQLSAALQEAERHETQLNKLQAQLAELQEASEDTQTRFKAEKQSRKQLDLKITALEEELTDLKVEKETLERNLAERKKKSLSERAQAEEEMEEIRRSYQQELDKLRQLLKKARTSTDQAAAEQLSLIQAELESQWEARCERTLASAKEQHVRQYQEVCEQRDSLQQQVSQLEEKLVTLKQLKKAEEQKLSEFQQRLEQLEPIKEKYSALQSDIVVLKGRYEKRIRDLEKDQDRSSSADFTEEVKKIMNGVFQSLRGEFELEETYSGRTVLGVVMNTIKTVTLQLLNRQQEKLDHDSKKEESRAGAARQEGSPGTKTDHEEPVQHSPAQCVAFPADPGEAATGSMVSDQEGESAPLSARPRTPEEEQVTQSSGMSEEEKVQGEHLTSTAESSLDPDKGPVLAGQPVPEVDENFVPAKQRQESSPIREAETEHSPSRVSLQAEVAEPSAVEAKPREVDVAVLPEKPAAEQKAEEPVGGLEPPPLNGEGGKCTDPSGGASSEEPASVSNTAELSSAIMKETPGQQKLGSSPRQKDSSLFEDDNFFETASCKPLKPRVPSEEEDEEEVSMKGRPPPAPLFGDDDDDDLDWLG